CCAGCGCGAGTCGGTGGAATACCGGTGGAACCCGCCGCCGATCGCGTCTCGAATGCCTCCGGCCGCCATTTTCTCGAGCGTTCGCGTCGCCAGGCGCAAAACCGCGGGATCGCCGGTTCGGCGCCCCATCCGCAAGAGAAACTCGAGGGCTGCCGGACGGGGGAACTTGGGTGCGGTACCGAAGCCCCCGTTTTCCGCGTCGAAACGGCGCCGGTACCACTCGAGTGCTTTTTCCAGCACCCCTTCCACGTCGGTCGTCGCGAGCACGGACTCTTGCCGGACGCGCTGCTCGAGGTGTCGCACGAGGTCCGAGGCCGCCCGGCGCACGTCCTCGGGTCGCGTCCGGTAGACTTCGTGGAGGCGCCGGAGCAAAGTGAGAAAGCCGGGCCGGCGACCGCGCGCCCCGTCCCTCGGCGGAAAGTACGTTCCGCCGTAGAACGGCTCGCCGGAGGGCGTGAGCCACACCGTCATGGGCCAGCCGCCTCCACCGGAAAGTGCTTGCACGGCCGCCATGTAGGCGGCGTCGACGTCCGGCCGACGTTCACGGTCGACCTTGATCGCCACGTAGTGGCGGTTCAGGAACTCCGCGATTTCCTCGTCTTCGAACGACTCCTCTTCCATGACGTGGCACCAGTGGCAGGTGGAGTAACCGACGCTGAGAAGAACGGGGCGGTTCTCCCTCCGGGCCACTTCGAAGGCTTCGGGCCCCCACGGGTACCAGTTCACGGGGTTGTGGGCGTGCTGGAGAAGATAGGGGCTTTTCTCGAGGAGAAGCCGGTTCGTGTACCTGGGGGAACCGTCCGGGTTTCGGTGTCGGGTGCGGGGCACGTAGTTCGGGCCCTTCGAACGAAGCTCGGCGAGAAGCCTGGCCTCGAGCTCGGGCGGGAACGGCTCGGCTCCGGGTAGGGGCCGCAGCCCTGCTCCGGTTTCGGCAAAAACCGTGCTGGCGAGGGACGAGAGAAAAAACAGCCAGGCGAAAGAAAGCGTCGCGAAACGAACCGGCCTGCGGCCCGCGACAACGCTACGGAACGACACCACGGGTTCACCTTGCCGCCCGGCGAGTCCGGGGGCAAGCCGAGCGAAACCGTTCCGCCCGGTGTATTCTCGGGGCCCGGGTATGGAGCTCGAAATCGTTCCTTCGATCGCGCGCGTCCGACGGGAGGAGTGGAACGCGCTCGTCGGCGAGGCGTCGCCCTTTCTCGAATGGGAGTGGCTCTCGTCTCTGGAGGAAACCGGCTCGGCCGTGCCGAGCGAAGGCTGGCAGGCCGCGCATCTTCTCGCCCGGCGCGGGGGCCGCCTCGTCGCGGCCTGCCCGGTCTACCTCAAGGCCCACAGCGAAGGAGAATTCGTCTTCGACTACGCCTTTGCCGAAGCCGCCGAGCGAGCGGGACTCCGCTACTACCCCAAGCTCCTCGTCGGCGTGCCTTTCACTCCCGTCTCGGGGCCGCGCTTTCTCGTGGCACCGGAGGAGGACAGAGAGGAGGCCGTCCGTGCCCTCGCCGCCGGGCTCCTCGCCTTGTGCCGGGAGCACGGCCTCTCGTCCGTCCACGTGAACTTCTGCCTGGCCGAAGAAGCGCGCGTCCTTTCCGGGCTCGGTTTCCATCTCCGGGTCGGTCGGCAGTTCCACTGGTGGAACCGCGGCTGGTCGAACTTCGAGGACTACTTGGCATCTCTGCGGAGCAAAAGAAGGATCCAGATCCGGCGGGAACGCCGGGAACTCGAGCGACAGCGGGTCCGTATCGAGGTCGTCGCCGGGAAGGGTATCCCGGACGGGCTTTTCGGTCCGATGTACGACCTCTACGCTTCCACCACCGACAAGTATGTGTGGGGGCGGCGTTATCTCCGGCGGGAGCTTTTCTTCCGGGTCCGCGACCTCTGGCGGGAGCGACTCTGTTTCGTGCTCGCGTGGCGGGAAGGAGAGCTTCTGGCCGGCACCTTCAACGTGCGCAAAGGCGACGTGCTCTACGGCCGCTACTGGGGCACGTTCGAGGAGTTACCCTTTCTCCACTTCAACGTCTGCTACTACGCGAGTCTCGAGTACTGCCTCGCGCAAGGGCTCCGCCGTTTCGAGCCGGGAGCGGGAGGAACGTTCAAGCTGTTGCGTGGCTTCGAACCGGTGCCCACCCACAGCGCCCACTTTTTCCTGCATCCCGGCCTCCATCGTGCGGTGGGCGAATACCTGGTAAGAGAGCGGGCGCAGGAGGAGCGGGAAATCCGCTTCCTGCGCCAGCACCTGCCGTACCGAAAACACGAAACGTGACGTCGCCGCGTCGGGACCCCGAAGGGGTGTTCCCGTCCGCCAGCCCGCCCCCCGGACGCGACGGAGCGCGTCCCTCCGACGGATGCGCGGGGTGTGCCGGACCCCGCCCGGCCTTGCAAACGCGACCGCCGCGTTCATACCGCCCCGCCTCCCGCCGAACGCGACGCGAACGAGACGGACACGTTCGTATTCCCCCCGGGACGCGATCGGAGGGCCACGCTCTGTCGTGGCCGTGACCGTCGATGGTACGAACCGCCATCGCGCGCGCGAACGGCCACGCCGATCCCCGCCCCGCCGGGACGCGACGGAGCGCGTCCCTCCGAATCGAACGCCTCAGGAAGTCGCTTCTTGCCGGTCGGCCCGCGACGGCTCTTCGCGGGCATCGAGGGGCGCGTACTGGAAGACGAGCTTTCCGTCCCGCGCGTCGATCTCGACGCGACCTCCGGACTGCAAGCGCCCGAAAAGGATCTCGTCGGCGAGCACCCGTTTCACTTCGGTCTGGATGAGGCGCGCCATGGGCCTCGCGCCGAACGTAGGGTCGTAACCCTTCTCCGCAAGGTACCGCCGGGCCGCAGGGGTGATCTGCAGGAAGACCTTCCGTTCGTTGAGTTGCGTGTCGAGCTCCATGATGAACTTGTCGACGACCCGCTCGATGACTTCCATGGAAAGCGGCGAGAAATGGATGATGGCGTCGAGCCGGTTGCGGAACTCGGGACTGAAGAGCCGCTCGATGGCCTTGCCGGCCCGGTCGGCGGTGGACCGCTCGCCGAAGCCGATCGCGTGCGACGCCATTTCCTGGGCCCCGGCGTTCGTCGTCATGATGAGAATCACGTTCCGGAAATCCGCCTTCCGCCCGTTGTTGTCGGTGAGCGTGGCGTGGTCCATCACCTGGAGGAGGATGTTGAACAGGTTCGGGTGCGCCTTCTCGATCTCGTCGAGCAGCAGCACGGCGTGCGGGGACTTCCGGATCGCGTCCGTCAGGAGCCCCCCCTGGTCGAAGCCGACGTAACCCGGCGGCGCACCGATGAGCCGGGAGACCGTGTGTGCCTCCATGTACTCGCTCATGTCGAAGCGGAGGAACTCGATCCCGAGAGCCGAAGCGAGCTGCTTGGCCAGTTCCGTCTTCCCGACCCCCGTGGGGCCCGCGAAGAGAAAACACCCGACCGGTTTCGTGGGCTGGCCGAGTCCCGCGCGGGCGAGCTTGATCGCCGAGGCGAGGGTCTCGATCGCCGGGTCCTGGCCGAACACGGTGAGCTTGAGGTCGCGCTCGAGCGTCTGGAGCCGCTCCCGGTCGCTCACCGAGACGCTCCGCGGTGGGATGCGGGCCATCGCGGCCACGACGTGCTCGATGTCCCGGACGCGGACGGTTTTCCGCTTCTGCGCTCCCGTCTGCATCTGCGCGATGGCTCCCGCCTCGTCGAGGACGTCGATGGCCTTGTCCGGCAGGAAGCGGTCGTTCACGTAACGCGCGGCGAGCTCCGCGGCGGCCCGCACCGCCTCGCGGGAGTACGTCACGCCGTGGTGCTGCTCGTACCGCGACTTGAGACCCTTCAGGATTTCCACCGTGTCCTCGACGCTCGGTTCGAGGACCTCGATCTTCTGGAACCGCCGCGCGAGCGCCCGGTCTCTCTCGAAGTAGCTCTTGTAGTCGTTGTACGTGGTGGCCCCGATGCAGCGGATCTCGCCGGAAGCGAGCGCGGGCTTGAGGATGTTCGAAGCGTCGAGAGAGCCGCCGCTCGTCGCCCCGGCGCCGACGACGGTGTGGATTTCGTCGATGAAGAGAATCGACCCCGGCTTGTTCCGGAGCGCCGCGATCACGCCCTTGAGCCGCTCCTCGAAATCGCCCCGGAAGCGGGTCCCGGCGAGGAGCGCTCCCATGTCGAGGGCGTAGATCCGCGCGTCCTTGAGCTTCTCGGGCACCTCCCCGCGCACGATCCGGAGGGCGAGCCCTTCTGCGAGGGCCGTTTTCCCCACCCCCGGCTCGCCCACGAACACGGGATTGTTTTTCTGCCGCCGGCAGAGAACCCGGATCGTCCTCTCGAGCTCGGCCTCCCGTCCGATCAGCGGATCGAGCTTTCCTTCCGCGGCGCGCGCCGTAAGGTCCGTCGTGAAGACCGCGAGCGGGTCGCGCAGCCGCGCTCGCCGCTCGCCACTCTCGACTTCCTCGTCCTCCTCGACGCCGCCCGTGGCCGGTTCTTCCGTCGGGATCTTCGAGATGCCGTGGGAAATGTAGGAAATCACGTCGAGCCGCGTGATCCCCTGTTCCTCGAGGAAGTAGGCCGCGTGGCAGTCCGGCTCCCGGAAGATCGCGACGAGCACGTTCCTGCCCAGGATTTCCTCCTTGCCGGAGGACTGCACCTGGACCGCAGCACGCTGGATGACGCGCTGGAACCCGATCGTCTGCTTGGGTGGAGCCTGCACCCCTTCGGGCAGTTTCTCGACCTTCTCGTCGAGGAACTTCTCGAGCCGTCGCCGGAGCGCGTCCACGTCGCCCCCGCAGTGCCGGATGATGTCGGCGACGTCCGCATCGTCGAGGAGCGCCCAGAGGAGATGCTCGACGCAGAGAAACTCGTGCCGCCGCCTCTGCGCTTCGGTGACGGCCCGGGTGAGGCTGATTTCGAGCTCGCGGCTGATCCTCATAAGCTTCAGGCTTCTTCCATGCTGCACCGCAACGGGAACTCGTGCTGCCGCGCGAGAGCGTGCACCTGCGCCACGCGCGTTTCGGCGATCTCGTACGTGTAGGTGCCCGCGACGCCGACCCCGTGGTGGTGGACGTGCAGCATGATCCGGACGGCGTCTTCCTCGCGGTGGTGGAAGACGGTTTTCAGGATCCACACGACGAATTCCATCGTCGTGTAATCGTCGTTGTGGAGAAGGACCTTGTACATCCGAGGCCGCTTGAGACGGCGCTCGGTCGCCGTCTTTCTCTCGGTCACGACGGCGTCGGACGTGTCGTGAACCCTCCGCTCGCCCATGCCTACGTATATAGCACCGGACGACGCGGCGAAA
This Candidatus Binatia bacterium DNA region includes the following protein-coding sequences:
- a CDS encoding ATP-dependent Clp protease ATP-binding subunit ClpA, coding for MRISRELEISLTRAVTEAQRRRHEFLCVEHLLWALLDDADVADIIRHCGGDVDALRRRLEKFLDEKVEKLPEGVQAPPKQTIGFQRVIQRAAVQVQSSGKEEILGRNVLVAIFREPDCHAAYFLEEQGITRLDVISYISHGISKIPTEEPATGGVEEDEEVESGERRARLRDPLAVFTTDLTARAAEGKLDPLIGREAELERTIRVLCRRQKNNPVFVGEPGVGKTALAEGLALRIVRGEVPEKLKDARIYALDMGALLAGTRFRGDFEERLKGVIAALRNKPGSILFIDEIHTVVGAGATSGGSLDASNILKPALASGEIRCIGATTYNDYKSYFERDRALARRFQKIEVLEPSVEDTVEILKGLKSRYEQHHGVTYSREAVRAAAELAARYVNDRFLPDKAIDVLDEAGAIAQMQTGAQKRKTVRVRDIEHVVAAMARIPPRSVSVSDRERLQTLERDLKLTVFGQDPAIETLASAIKLARAGLGQPTKPVGCFLFAGPTGVGKTELAKQLASALGIEFLRFDMSEYMEAHTVSRLIGAPPGYVGFDQGGLLTDAIRKSPHAVLLLDEIEKAHPNLFNILLQVMDHATLTDNNGRKADFRNVILIMTTNAGAQEMASHAIGFGERSTADRAGKAIERLFSPEFRNRLDAIIHFSPLSMEVIERVVDKFIMELDTQLNERKVFLQITPAARRYLAEKGYDPTFGARPMARLIQTEVKRVLADEILFGRLQSGGRVEIDARDGKLVFQYAPLDAREEPSRADRQEATS
- the clpS gene encoding ATP-dependent Clp protease adapter protein ClpS codes for the protein MGERRVHDTSDAVVTERKTATERRLKRPRMYKVLLHNDDYTTMEFVVWILKTVFHHREEDAVRIMLHVHHHGVGVAGTYTYEIAETRVAQVHALARQHEFPLRCSMEEA